In Capillimicrobium parvum, a genomic segment contains:
- a CDS encoding ArsR/SmtB family transcription factor, whose amino-acid sequence MHAFDVLGDPVRRRILELLVTGEQSSGALTEHIRAEFGISQPAVSQHLRVLRESGFATVRPDGARRLYAVDPEPLQDLHAWLDRFRALWTPHLDALETELARGRRQRRLRESTNPDPHQGSSP is encoded by the coding sequence GTGCACGCGTTCGACGTCCTCGGCGACCCGGTCCGGCGGCGCATCCTCGAGCTCCTCGTCACCGGCGAGCAGTCCTCGGGGGCGCTGACCGAGCACATCCGGGCCGAGTTCGGCATCTCGCAGCCCGCCGTCTCCCAGCATCTGCGGGTCCTGCGCGAATCCGGCTTCGCCACCGTGCGCCCCGACGGGGCGCGCCGGCTCTACGCGGTCGATCCCGAGCCGCTGCAGGACCTCCACGCGTGGCTCGATCGGTTCCGCGCGCTCTGGACGCCGCACCTCGACGCCCTGGAGACCGAGCTCGCCCGCGGGCGCCGTCAGCGCCGCCTGCGCGAGTCCACCAACCCCGACCCCCACCAAG
- a CDS encoding isochorismatase family protein: MADALLIIDYQRDFLPPGGALAVAGGDGIARRINALARDDAFALVVATRDWHPPDHRSFREQGGPWPPHCVQGTPGAELSPQLDRSRIAVIVDAGVRPQDDGYSGFESPRMLEVLREHGITAVTVVGLATDYCVLHTARDAIGAGFAVTVDTSAVRPVDVRPGDGERALAELGALGARIVDLSAAG, translated from the coding sequence ATGGCCGACGCCCTGCTGATCATCGACTACCAGCGCGACTTCCTCCCGCCCGGCGGCGCGCTCGCGGTGGCCGGAGGCGATGGCATCGCCCGCCGGATCAACGCGCTGGCCCGCGATGACGCATTCGCGCTCGTCGTCGCCACGCGCGACTGGCACCCGCCCGACCATCGCTCGTTTCGCGAGCAGGGCGGCCCGTGGCCGCCGCACTGCGTCCAGGGCACGCCCGGCGCCGAGCTGTCGCCGCAGCTCGACCGGTCGCGGATCGCCGTGATCGTCGACGCCGGCGTGCGGCCGCAGGACGACGGCTACTCCGGGTTCGAGTCGCCGCGCATGCTGGAGGTGCTGCGAGAGCACGGCATCACGGCGGTCACGGTCGTCGGGCTGGCGACCGATTACTGCGTGCTGCACACCGCCCGGGACGCGATCGGCGCCGGATTCGCGGTGACCGTCGACACGTCCGCCGTGCGGCCCGTCGACGTCCGGCCGGGCGACGGTGAGCGCGCACTCGCGGAGCTCGGCGCCCTCGGCGCCCGCATCGTCGACCTGTCGGCCGCGGGCTGA
- a CDS encoding SAM-dependent methyltransferase has product MRLLSGRSTSAPRTAAQQVRRALAAVAGGRFAALPFPLVFWDGSVLPAAAGPADAPAIHVEREALGQLLHEPNQLGLTRAFVTGQLRFDGELREALALRNRFGGASLSPRELAAVGALALHLAGVDALRPPRVPDCELRPRGHRHSLRRDRDAVRHHYDVSNAFYRRLLGPTLVYSCAYFEDPDDPLDAAQERKLERICRKLRLEPGERLLDIGCGWGSLVRHAAEHHGVRAVGITVSERQAELARERVRDAGLADRVEIRVADYREVADGPYDKIASVGMYEHVGRAQLGAYAGQIAALLRPGGLALNHGISSLASSPAGAKSLIQRYVFPDGELQPVADVVAALQRAGLETRDVESMREHYALTLWRWLDNLEAHREAIVAEVGIERLRVWQLYMTGSALAFEDGDITIYQVIVARDGAAHGLPLSRGDLAADARAVAPGDGRA; this is encoded by the coding sequence ATGCGTCTGCTCTCCGGCCGGTCCACGTCCGCGCCCCGCACCGCCGCCCAGCAGGTCCGCCGTGCGCTGGCGGCCGTGGCCGGGGGCCGGTTCGCGGCCCTGCCGTTCCCGCTGGTCTTCTGGGACGGCAGCGTGCTGCCCGCCGCGGCCGGCCCCGCGGATGCTCCGGCGATCCACGTCGAGCGCGAGGCGCTCGGACAGCTCCTGCACGAGCCCAATCAGCTCGGGCTCACCCGCGCGTTCGTGACCGGGCAGCTGCGCTTCGACGGCGAGCTGCGCGAGGCGCTGGCGCTGCGCAACCGCTTCGGCGGCGCGTCGCTGAGCCCGCGCGAGCTCGCCGCGGTCGGCGCGCTGGCGCTGCATCTCGCGGGCGTCGACGCGCTGCGCCCGCCGCGCGTACCCGACTGCGAGCTCCGTCCGCGCGGCCACCGCCACTCCCTGCGCCGCGACCGCGACGCCGTCCGCCACCACTACGACGTCTCCAACGCGTTCTACCGCCGCCTGCTCGGCCCGACCCTCGTGTACTCGTGCGCCTACTTCGAGGACCCCGACGACCCCCTGGACGCTGCGCAGGAACGCAAGCTCGAGCGCATCTGCCGCAAGCTGCGCCTCGAGCCCGGAGAGCGGCTGCTCGACATCGGCTGCGGCTGGGGCTCGCTGGTCCGCCACGCCGCCGAGCACCATGGCGTGCGTGCGGTCGGCATCACGGTGTCCGAGCGGCAGGCCGAGCTGGCCCGCGAGCGCGTGCGTGACGCCGGCCTGGCCGACCGGGTCGAGATCCGCGTCGCGGACTACCGCGAGGTCGCCGACGGCCCGTACGACAAGATCGCCTCGGTCGGCATGTACGAGCACGTCGGCCGGGCGCAGCTGGGCGCGTACGCCGGGCAGATCGCGGCGCTGCTGCGCCCGGGCGGCCTGGCGCTCAACCACGGCATCTCGAGCCTCGCCTCCTCCCCCGCCGGCGCCAAGTCGCTCATCCAGCGCTACGTCTTCCCCGACGGCGAGCTGCAGCCGGTCGCCGACGTCGTCGCCGCCCTGCAGCGCGCCGGACTGGAGACCCGCGACGTCGAGTCGATGCGCGAGCACTACGCGCTCACGCTCTGGCGCTGGCTCGACAACCTCGAGGCCCACCGGGAGGCGATCGTCGCCGAGGTCGGCATCGAGCGGCTGCGCGTCTGGCAGCTCTACATGACCGGCTCGGCCCTCGCCTTCGAGGACGGCGACATCACGATCTACCAGGTGATCGTCGCCCGCGACGGCGCTGCGCACGGGCTGCCGCTGAGCCGCGGCGACCTGGCCGCGGATGCGCGCGCGGTCGCCCCCGGCGACGGACGCGCGTAG
- a CDS encoding protealysin inhibitor emfourin: protein MRIEFERQGGFGYFPGRRAAGVVETGALPPADAAALTELVERARFFALPARVGDPHGLAADARTYTIEVRQGDRRHRVQVSEPVPDPALEDLIAELQRRTRARSPDR, encoded by the coding sequence ATGCGGATCGAGTTCGAACGGCAGGGCGGCTTCGGGTACTTCCCCGGACGGCGGGCCGCGGGCGTCGTCGAGACCGGCGCGCTGCCGCCCGCGGACGCCGCGGCGCTCACCGAGCTGGTCGAGCGGGCCCGCTTCTTCGCCCTCCCGGCGCGGGTGGGCGATCCCCACGGCCTGGCGGCGGATGCACGCACCTACACGATCGAGGTCCGCCAGGGCGATCGCCGGCACCGGGTGCAGGTCAGCGAGCCCGTGCCGGATCCAGCGCTCGAGGACCTGATCGCGGAGCTGCAGCGGCGGACGCGCGCCCGTTCGCCAGATCGCTGA
- a CDS encoding MerR family DNA-binding transcriptional regulator translates to MRTLKTSEAAALLNVSANTLRAWEERFGYPRPQRSPGRHRLYAYAEIDALRGALQEGLSASSAVSVLRDSVSTDVLALVTALTSFKRTRADAVMEASLAIGSLEHAVDGILLEALQAVLRRKGATSASWAFALGWATDWLRRTQRLVAVPDQHGALIIGDATDGPTDGDAAQMRALELFCARAGIDTLSLPVRAIGALHEALAAIRPDVVVVAGSGPDEDVARWIYAVRSATTVRRVAYFFRPRSYPTPSRAVSLSASASEAQRELAAMLQEHSVEDELSDLANGRASAAAAPRSGPRALDPARAR, encoded by the coding sequence ATGCGGACGCTCAAGACGAGTGAGGCGGCGGCGCTGCTGAACGTGAGTGCCAACACGCTCCGGGCGTGGGAGGAGCGGTTCGGCTATCCCCGGCCCCAGCGGTCTCCGGGGCGTCACCGCCTCTACGCCTACGCCGAGATCGACGCCCTGCGCGGGGCGCTGCAGGAGGGGCTCTCGGCGTCCTCGGCGGTCAGCGTGCTGCGCGACTCGGTGAGCACGGACGTGCTCGCGCTCGTCACGGCCCTGACGTCGTTCAAGCGGACCCGCGCGGACGCGGTGATGGAGGCGTCCCTGGCGATCGGGTCGCTCGAGCACGCGGTCGACGGCATCCTCCTCGAGGCGCTGCAGGCGGTCCTGCGGCGCAAGGGCGCGACGAGCGCGTCGTGGGCGTTCGCGCTCGGCTGGGCGACCGACTGGCTGCGCCGGACCCAACGGCTCGTCGCGGTACCCGACCAGCACGGCGCCCTCATCATCGGCGACGCGACCGACGGGCCGACCGACGGAGACGCGGCGCAGATGCGGGCGCTCGAGCTCTTCTGCGCCCGCGCCGGCATCGACACCCTGTCGCTGCCGGTGCGCGCGATCGGCGCACTGCACGAGGCGCTGGCCGCGATCCGGCCCGACGTCGTGGTCGTGGCCGGGTCCGGACCGGACGAGGACGTGGCTCGCTGGATCTACGCCGTCCGTTCGGCGACGACCGTGCGCCGGGTCGCCTACTTCTTCCGTCCCCGCTCGTATCCGACGCCGTCGCGCGCCGTCTCGCTGTCGGCGTCGGCCAGCGAGGCCCAGCGCGAACTGGCGGCGATGCTGCAGGAGCACAGCGTCGAGGACGAGCTCAGCGATCTGGCGAACGGGCGCGCGTCCGCCGCTGCAGCTCCGCGATCAGGTCCTCGAGCGCTGGATCCGGCACGGGCTCGCTGA
- a CDS encoding alkaline phosphatase family protein: MARRVLVIGLDCAAPELLFDRWLDELPALRALTRRGRHGVLRSCDPPITVPAWACMTSSRDPGALGVYGFRNRPGHDDYGLALADSRAIHAPRLWDILSGRGRPTVAVGVPPTWPVQEIDGAMVSCFLTPDTRAHRYTHPADLAPQLEALVGEYVVDVPFRTDDKDRLLADIEDMTDRRFRVAAHLLETRPWDLFFLVEIGTDRMHHGFWRFIDPEHRLHEPGHRLEGAMLDYYRRVDRRLGELVERAGEDTAVLVVSDHGAMRMDGGVCVNEWLRREGYLVLHDEPATPRPLRPEDVDWRRTTAWGEGGYYCRLFVNVAGREREGAVAPAALDRVCDDLRAGLQAIEDHEGRPMPDPTVAHAGEELYGERAGVCPDLLVYFGGLHWRSIGLVGTGSLHRLENDTGPDDANHAPDGLYVIAGDGVAPGPGAPRSLLDVAPTILELLGEPVPGAMQGTTLL; encoded by the coding sequence ATGGCGCGCCGGGTGCTCGTCATCGGCCTGGACTGCGCCGCGCCCGAGCTGCTGTTCGACCGCTGGCTCGACGAGCTCCCGGCGCTGCGGGCATTGACGCGCCGGGGACGCCACGGCGTGCTGCGCAGCTGCGACCCGCCGATCACCGTTCCGGCGTGGGCGTGCATGACGTCGTCGCGCGATCCCGGAGCGCTCGGCGTGTACGGCTTTCGCAACCGGCCCGGCCACGACGACTACGGCCTCGCGCTGGCGGACTCGCGCGCGATCCACGCGCCCCGCCTGTGGGACATCCTCTCGGGCCGGGGGCGTCCGACGGTCGCCGTCGGGGTGCCGCCGACCTGGCCGGTGCAGGAGATCGACGGCGCGATGGTCTCCTGCTTCCTGACCCCGGACACCCGGGCGCACCGCTACACCCATCCGGCGGATCTCGCGCCGCAGCTGGAGGCTCTCGTCGGCGAGTACGTCGTCGACGTCCCCTTCCGCACCGACGACAAGGACCGGCTGCTGGCCGACATCGAGGACATGACGGACCGGCGGTTCCGTGTCGCCGCGCACCTGCTCGAGACGCGCCCGTGGGACCTGTTCTTCCTCGTCGAGATCGGCACGGACCGCATGCACCACGGGTTCTGGCGCTTCATCGATCCCGAGCACCGGCTGCACGAGCCGGGCCACCGGCTCGAGGGCGCGATGCTCGACTACTACCGCCGCGTCGACCGCCGCCTCGGCGAGCTCGTCGAGCGCGCCGGCGAGGACACGGCGGTGCTCGTCGTGTCCGACCACGGGGCCATGCGCATGGACGGTGGGGTGTGCGTGAACGAGTGGCTGCGCCGCGAGGGCTATCTCGTGCTGCACGACGAGCCGGCGACCCCGCGCCCGCTGCGCCCCGAGGACGTCGACTGGCGCCGGACGACCGCGTGGGGGGAGGGCGGCTACTACTGCCGGCTGTTCGTCAACGTGGCCGGCCGGGAGCGGGAGGGCGCGGTCGCGCCCGCCGCGCTCGACCGCGTCTGCGACGACCTCCGGGCCGGGCTGCAGGCGATCGAGGATCACGAGGGCCGGCCGATGCCCGACCCGACGGTCGCTCACGCCGGCGAGGAGCTCTACGGCGAGCGCGCCGGGGTGTGCCCGGACCTGCTCGTGTACTTCGGAGGACTGCACTGGCGCAGCATCGGGCTGGTCGGCACCGGCTCGCTGCACCGGCTCGAGAACGACACCGGCCCCGACGACGCCAACCACGCGCCCGATGGGCTCTACGTGATCGCGGGCGACGGCGTCGCGCCAGGGCCCGGAGCGCCGCGCAGCCTGCTCGACGTGGCGCCGACCATCCTCGAGCTCCTGGGAGAGCCGGTGCCCGGCGCGATGCAGGGGACGACGCTGCTGTGA
- a CDS encoding acyl-CoA carboxylase subunit beta, with protein sequence MSAPAAARPAAAPPAPVRLRPAERLRLLCDPGTLRLDEVPAGGPVPSVLGAAGDVGGRPVACYAHDAAVAGGSVGAAEADVVVATLRRARRDGVPVVGFVESAGARLQEGALGLDAYARILFEDVAGQGVVPQVSVVTGTAAGGGCYSPALTDFIVMTRDATMFLTGPRVVREALGEDVAPAELGGARVHERNGVCHVVAEDEAEAITVVQELLGHLPSHAGGAVPQQPAAAPAPGRPDAFVPRDPRRVYDIRDVARTIVDGGRLLEIAPGWATNLVTAFARLGGQSIGVVANQPRSLGGILDAEAARKGAAFVDACTAFGVPLVVLVDTPGFMPGRRQETNGIIRHGAGLVRAFAASPVPRATVILRKAYGGAYIAMNSAGLGATVTFAWPSAEIGIMGARAAARILGRRDIAAAVDPGAALDGHARRYGEQHLSVGAARAAGLVDEVVDPGLTRARLAAALARPARR encoded by the coding sequence GTGAGCGCTCCGGCCGCCGCGCGCCCCGCCGCCGCGCCGCCCGCACCGGTGCGCCTGCGCCCGGCCGAGCGCCTGCGGCTGCTGTGCGATCCGGGGACGCTGCGCCTGGACGAGGTGCCCGCGGGCGGGCCGGTGCCGTCGGTGCTCGGCGCCGCCGGCGACGTCGGCGGCCGGCCGGTCGCCTGCTATGCCCACGACGCCGCCGTCGCGGGCGGCTCGGTCGGCGCGGCGGAGGCCGACGTGGTGGTGGCCACGCTGCGCCGCGCCAGACGCGACGGCGTGCCCGTGGTCGGGTTCGTCGAGTCCGCGGGGGCGCGGCTGCAGGAGGGCGCCCTCGGCCTCGACGCGTACGCGCGCATCCTCTTCGAGGACGTCGCCGGTCAAGGCGTCGTGCCGCAGGTGTCCGTCGTCACCGGCACGGCGGCGGGCGGCGGGTGCTACTCGCCGGCCCTGACCGACTTCATCGTCATGACGCGCGACGCGACCATGTTCCTCACCGGTCCGCGGGTCGTGCGGGAAGCGCTCGGCGAGGACGTGGCGCCCGCGGAGCTGGGCGGGGCCCGCGTGCACGAGCGCAACGGCGTCTGCCACGTCGTCGCCGAGGACGAGGCCGAGGCGATCACGGTCGTCCAGGAGCTCCTGGGCCATCTTCCGTCGCATGCCGGAGGCGCCGTGCCGCAGCAGCCGGCCGCCGCCCCGGCGCCGGGGCGGCCGGATGCGTTCGTCCCGCGCGATCCCCGCCGGGTCTACGACATCCGCGACGTGGCGCGCACGATCGTGGACGGCGGACGACTGCTCGAGATCGCGCCGGGCTGGGCGACGAACCTCGTCACCGCGTTCGCCCGGCTGGGCGGGCAGTCGATCGGCGTGGTCGCCAACCAGCCGCGCTCGCTCGGCGGGATCCTCGACGCCGAGGCGGCGCGCAAGGGCGCCGCGTTCGTGGACGCCTGCACGGCGTTCGGGGTGCCGCTCGTCGTGCTCGTGGACACGCCGGGGTTCATGCCCGGGCGCCGTCAGGAGACCAACGGCATCATCCGCCACGGCGCCGGCCTGGTCCGCGCGTTCGCCGCCTCGCCGGTGCCGCGCGCGACGGTGATCCTGCGCAAGGCCTACGGCGGCGCGTACATCGCGATGAACTCCGCGGGACTGGGGGCCACCGTCACGTTCGCGTGGCCGAGCGCGGAGATCGGCATCATGGGCGCGCGCGCCGCCGCCCGGATCCTCGGCCGGCGTGACATCGCCGCGGCCGTGGACCCCGGCGCGGCGCTCGACGGACACGCGCGCCGGTACGGCGAGCAGCACCTGTCGGTCGGCGCGGCCCGCGCGGCCGGACTGGTGGACGAGGTCGTCGACCCGGGGCTCACACGTGCGCGGCTGGCGGCTGCGCTCGCACGGCCGGCTCGTCGTTGA
- a CDS encoding NAD-dependent epimerase/dehydratase family protein, producing the protein MRVLLTGATGLVGRPVLDRLLHQGARVTVLAVADTVRKLPGHDALDVVTGDLQAPDRLAAAARGVEVVVHAAGALPGSSPAELERVNVEGTENLLLAAAEARVRRFVLLSSTAVYAPAPPRAWPVAEDHPLGPARPPSIAYGRSKIAAEGLVTRFRRRHHLECAILRPSTVYGAGAQRPLELVAELRDNPGAALRSPLAGVAMQWVHANDLADAVLAATAPGVGWAVCNVAGGELFDLRALARTVHGLDRRTGRLAAALLHAPALPSLPLRYDLNRAARLLGWRPTTRLRDGLAPLLNDEPAVRAQPPAAHV; encoded by the coding sequence ATGCGCGTCCTGCTCACCGGAGCGACGGGGCTCGTCGGGCGGCCGGTGCTCGATCGGCTCCTGCACCAGGGGGCCCGGGTCACGGTGCTGGCCGTGGCCGACACCGTGCGCAAGCTGCCCGGCCACGACGCGCTGGACGTCGTGACCGGTGACCTCCAGGCGCCCGACCGGCTGGCCGCGGCGGCCCGCGGCGTCGAGGTCGTCGTCCACGCTGCCGGTGCGCTGCCCGGCTCGTCGCCCGCCGAGCTCGAGCGCGTCAACGTCGAGGGGACGGAGAACCTGCTGCTCGCCGCCGCCGAGGCGCGCGTCCGGCGTTTCGTCCTGCTCAGCTCGACCGCCGTGTACGCCCCGGCGCCGCCGCGGGCGTGGCCCGTCGCCGAGGATCACCCGCTCGGCCCGGCCCGCCCGCCGTCCATCGCCTACGGGCGGTCGAAGATCGCCGCGGAGGGACTCGTGACGCGCTTCCGGCGCCGGCACCATCTCGAGTGCGCGATCCTGCGCCCGTCCACCGTGTACGGGGCCGGCGCGCAGCGGCCGCTCGAGCTCGTCGCCGAGCTGCGCGACAACCCCGGGGCGGCCCTGCGCTCCCCCCTGGCCGGCGTCGCCATGCAATGGGTCCATGCGAACGACCTCGCCGACGCCGTCCTCGCCGCCACCGCGCCGGGCGTCGGCTGGGCGGTGTGCAACGTCGCGGGCGGCGAGCTGTTCGACCTTCGCGCGCTCGCGCGCACGGTGCACGGCCTCGACCGCCGGACGGGACGGCTCGCCGCCGCCCTCCTCCACGCGCCGGCGCTGCCGTCGCTGCCCCTGCGCTACGACCTGAACCGCGCCGCGCGGCTCCTCGGCTGGCGACCCACGACCCGGTTGCGGGACGGGCTCGCCCCCCTGCTCAACGACGAGCCGGCCGTGCGAGCGCAGCCGCCAGCCGCGCACGTGTGA
- a CDS encoding alpha/beta fold hydrolase has protein sequence MPFVDANGTRLFHRTSGEGPDVVLIHGLGASHAFWYPKVAAELARHHRVTAYDLRGHGRSAMPASGYGAAAWVADLEGLLDALGIRGAQLVGHSWGGLIALETALRAPRRVAAIVVADSRLVPARRRPGRDALDHRSLERLARAGTAPPAAAGGAFRPFGGWGMGRRSAQRWLDLLAATSAERELERPGFATTAQLSGVRQPALAIYGERSFALASGRRLADTVPDCRLVVLPRVGHFHPAVSPDAFLASVDGFLRR, from the coding sequence GTGCCCTTCGTCGACGCCAACGGCACCCGCCTCTTTCACCGGACGAGCGGGGAGGGTCCCGACGTCGTGCTCATCCACGGCCTCGGCGCCAGCCATGCGTTCTGGTACCCGAAGGTCGCCGCGGAGCTGGCCCGCCATCACCGCGTCACCGCCTACGACCTGCGCGGCCACGGCCGCAGCGCGATGCCGGCCTCCGGCTACGGGGCGGCGGCGTGGGTCGCGGACCTCGAAGGCCTCCTCGACGCGCTCGGGATCCGGGGGGCGCAGCTCGTCGGCCACAGCTGGGGCGGCCTCATCGCGCTGGAGACCGCCCTGCGGGCGCCTCGCCGCGTCGCGGCGATCGTGGTCGCCGACAGCCGCCTGGTACCCGCCAGGCGCCGGCCGGGACGCGACGCGCTCGACCACCGCTCGCTCGAGCGCCTGGCCCGGGCGGGCACGGCGCCGCCGGCGGCGGCCGGCGGTGCGTTCCGGCCGTTCGGCGGGTGGGGCATGGGCCGTCGCAGCGCCCAGCGCTGGCTGGACCTGCTGGCGGCGACGTCCGCCGAGCGGGAACTGGAGCGCCCCGGGTTCGCCACCACGGCGCAGCTCAGCGGCGTCCGTCAGCCGGCGCTTGCGATCTACGGCGAGCGATCGTTCGCGCTGGCGAGCGGGCGGCGGTTGGCGGACACGGTCCCGGACTGCCGGCTCGTGGTCCTGCCGCGCGTCGGGCACTTCCACCCCGCCGTCAGCCCCGACGCGTTCCTGGCGTCCGTCGACGGCTTCCTGCGGCGATGA
- a CDS encoding alkaline phosphatase family protein, with the protein MPRALLLGIDGATFDVLDPLMRDGTMPFLARLVDDGVRAPLMSTALPLTAQAWPSLMTGRSPGHHGLIDFVRFQPAPAGGGTFRFTTSRDLASETVWTRAARQGRTATALNFFGLYPPLPIDGHSIGAFIPWRHLKDAVHPPELYRRLQDLPGFAKRELAMDHELEKKCLQGLAEGETRGWIELHTRRERQWLTILRHLLTTEPSDVVAVVFDGTDKLQHACWRFIDPRLQPVDPTPDEREIRALCLDYFRQLDAILAEVVSLAGPDARTFVVSDHGFGPTNEVFYVNTWLERQGLLTWAPGAAQDRGDRLSEDRVRSLVELVDWDATRAFAVTPSSNGIYLAAGSEHLAPMIAERLLAFRDPVSGGQVVTEVRRREDAYPGPCADRAPHLLLTLRDSGFVSVLPAAAPLVPRATVAGTHRPEGIFAACGPGIARGISVPPLSILDVAPLLLHSLGLPVDDDLEGRVPTEIFAPGVLGREPVRAGAPFAAPHVVAGDGDDGALPGQELVEDRLRALGYFE; encoded by the coding sequence ATGCCCCGCGCCCTGCTGCTCGGGATCGACGGCGCGACGTTCGACGTCCTCGACCCGCTGATGCGCGACGGCACGATGCCGTTCCTCGCCCGGCTCGTCGACGACGGCGTGCGCGCACCGCTCATGTCGACCGCCCTGCCGCTGACGGCGCAGGCCTGGCCGTCGTTGATGACCGGGCGCAGCCCGGGCCACCACGGCCTGATCGACTTCGTCCGCTTCCAGCCGGCGCCGGCCGGCGGCGGCACCTTCCGCTTCACGACCTCGCGCGACCTGGCCTCCGAGACGGTGTGGACGCGAGCCGCGCGCCAGGGCCGCACCGCCACGGCGCTGAACTTCTTCGGCCTCTACCCGCCGCTGCCCATCGACGGCCACTCGATCGGGGCCTTCATCCCGTGGCGCCACCTCAAGGACGCGGTCCACCCCCCGGAGCTGTACCGGCGCCTGCAGGACCTCCCCGGGTTCGCCAAGCGCGAGCTCGCCATGGACCACGAACTCGAGAAGAAGTGCCTGCAGGGCCTGGCCGAGGGCGAGACCCGCGGCTGGATCGAGCTGCACACCCGGCGCGAGCGCCAGTGGCTGACGATCCTGCGCCATCTGCTCACCACCGAGCCCAGCGACGTCGTCGCGGTCGTCTTCGACGGCACCGACAAGCTGCAGCACGCGTGCTGGCGGTTCATCGACCCGCGCCTGCAGCCGGTCGACCCGACTCCCGACGAGCGCGAGATCCGCGCCCTGTGCCTGGACTACTTCCGTCAGCTGGACGCGATCCTCGCCGAGGTCGTCTCGCTCGCGGGTCCCGACGCGCGGACGTTCGTCGTGTCCGACCACGGCTTCGGGCCGACGAACGAGGTCTTCTACGTCAACACCTGGCTCGAGCGGCAGGGGCTGCTGACGTGGGCGCCGGGAGCGGCGCAGGATCGCGGGGACCGGCTGTCGGAGGACCGTGTCCGCAGCCTCGTCGAGCTCGTCGACTGGGACGCCACCCGGGCGTTCGCCGTCACCCCGAGCAGCAACGGCATCTACCTGGCGGCCGGCAGCGAGCACCTCGCGCCCATGATCGCCGAGCGTCTCCTCGCGTTCCGCGACCCCGTCTCCGGAGGTCAGGTGGTGACCGAGGTCCGCCGGCGCGAGGACGCCTATCCGGGTCCGTGCGCGGATCGCGCCCCGCATCTCCTGCTGACGCTGCGCGACAGCGGATTCGTGTCCGTCCTGCCGGCGGCCGCCCCGCTCGTCCCGCGCGCCACGGTCGCCGGCACCCACCGCCCGGAGGGCATCTTCGCGGCCTGCGGCCCCGGCATCGCCCGGGGCATCAGCGTCCCGCCGCTGTCCATCCTCGACGTCGCGCCGCTGCTGCTGCACAGCCTCGGCCTTCCCGTCGACGACGACCTCGAGGGCCGGGTGCCGACCGAGATCTTCGCGCCCGGCGTGCTGGGCCGGGAGCCGGTGCGAGCCGGCGCGCCGTTCGCCGCCCCCCACGTCGTCGCGGGCGACGGGGACGACGGCGCGCTTCCCGGTCAGGAGCTGGTCGAGGACCGGCTGCGCGCCCTGGGCTACTTCGAATGA